Proteins found in one Zea mays cultivar B73 chromosome 1, Zm-B73-REFERENCE-NAM-5.0, whole genome shotgun sequence genomic segment:
- the LOC100383177 gene encoding Transcription factor MYBS3, whose amino-acid sequence MTRRCSHCSHNGHNSRTCPNRGVKIFGVRLTDGSAIRKSASMGNLSLLSAGSTSGGASPADGPDLADGGGGYASDDFVQGSSSASRERKKGVPWTEEEHRRFLLGLQKLGKGDWRGISRNFVVSRTPTQVASHAQKYFIRQSNMSRRKRRSSLFDMVPDESMDLPPLPGSQEPETSVLNQPPLPPPVEEEEEVESMESDTSAVAESSAASALMPESLQPTYPMIVPAYFSPFLQFSVPFWPNQEDGGDLPQETHEIVKPVAVHSKNPINVDELVSMSKLSIGEPGQETVSTSLSLNLLVGQNRQSAFHANPQTRAQA is encoded by the exons ATGACGCGGCGGTGCTCGCACTGCAGCCACAACGGGCACAACTCGCGGACGTGCCCCAACCGCGGGGTCAAGATCTTCGGGGTGCGCCTCACCGATGGCTCGGCCATCCGCAAGAGCGCAAGCATGGGGAacctctccctcctctccgcgGGGTCAACCAGCGGCGGCGCGTCGCCCGCCGACGGGCCCGACCTCGCCGACGGCGGCGGGGGCTACGCCTCCGACGACTTCGTCCAGGGGTCGTCCTCCGCCAGCCGCGAGCGTAAGAAAG GTGTTCCTTGGACTGAAGAAGAACACCGGAGGTTTTTGCTGGGATTACAAAAGCTTGGGAAAGGTGATTGGCGAGGGATTTCTCGTAATTTCGTGGTCTCAAGAACACCTACTCAAGTAGCAAGTCATGCTCAAAAATATTTTATACGTCAATCAAATATGAGCAGAAGGAAGAGAAGGTCTAGCCTTTTTGACATGGTGCCTGATGAG TCCATGGACCTTCCACCCCTTCCTGGAAGTCAAGAGCCAGAGACCTCAGTGTTAAATCAACCACCACTGCCTCCCCctgtggaggaggaggaggaggtggaatCGATGGAGTCAGATACTTCTGCTGTTGCGGAGAGTTCTGCAGCTTCAGCTCTTATGCCCGAGAGTTTACAGCCTACCTATCCGATGATTGTTCCAGCTTATTTCTCACCGTTCTTGCAATTCTCAGTTCCTTTCTGGCCAAATCAGGAAGATGGAGGTGATCTGCCTCAAGAAACGCACGAGATTGTCAAGCCTGTTGCAGTTCATTCCAAGAATCCAATTAATGTTGATGAACTTGTGAGCATGTCAAAGCTAAGCATAGGGGAGCCTGGTCAGGAAACGGTGTCTACTTCTCTGTCGTTAAATCTGCTGGTGGGTCAAAATAGGCAGTCGGCCTTCCATGCAAATCCTCAAACGAGGGCTCAAGCTTGA